Proteins found in one Paenibacillus borealis genomic segment:
- a CDS encoding MurR/RpiR family transcriptional regulator has translation MAAGSMISQIELVLNELPESEKKVAEYILANAKEVMHMTIHELAAKAEASSAAVVRFCRSLGIEGFPALKIRLSAEVENTNYVGYFDVESNETVHSIIDKMLSNTILTFQNTASQLDAQSIEQAVRLLQQAEVIYVYGIGASFIIAEDAAQKWLRLGKNVYAISDRHLLAAAMATKSENAVFWGISYSGETSEVIQLTKRAKEQGIKTISLTRPGNNKLAQLADVSLFTSRAPEAKLRSAATSSRFAQLFVLDIVFSVYASAQHDLTVEQLAKTRQMIEVLYD, from the coding sequence TTGGCAGCAGGAAGTATGATTTCCCAAATTGAACTGGTCTTGAATGAACTGCCGGAATCCGAAAAAAAAGTAGCGGAATACATTCTTGCCAATGCTAAAGAAGTGATGCATATGACCATACATGAGTTAGCGGCTAAAGCGGAGGCGAGCAGTGCGGCGGTTGTCCGTTTCTGCCGGTCGCTGGGCATCGAAGGTTTCCCTGCTCTGAAGATCCGTTTATCCGCAGAAGTAGAAAATACGAATTATGTGGGCTACTTTGATGTTGAATCGAATGAAACGGTGCATTCTATCATTGATAAAATGCTGTCCAATACCATATTGACCTTTCAGAATACGGCCAGCCAACTGGACGCGCAATCGATCGAGCAGGCTGTGCGCCTATTACAACAGGCAGAGGTTATTTATGTATATGGGATAGGCGCCTCTTTTATCATTGCAGAGGATGCAGCCCAGAAATGGCTTCGGCTCGGCAAAAATGTATATGCGATTTCAGACCGTCATTTATTGGCAGCGGCCATGGCTACGAAATCAGAGAACGCGGTCTTCTGGGGAATTTCGTATAGCGGTGAGACGAGTGAGGTCATTCAATTAACGAAACGGGCTAAGGAGCAGGGGATCAAAACGATCAGCCTTACCCGTCCCGGAAATAACAAGCTTGCTCAGCTCGCGGATGTTTCTTTATTCACATCACGTGCACCGGAAGCAAAGCTCCGCAGTGCGGCAACAAGCTCGAGATTTGCCCAATTATTCGTGCTCGATATTGTCTTTAGCGTGTATGCTTCTGCCCAGCATGATTTAACTGTGGAGCAGCTGGCGAAGACAAGGCAAATGATTGAAGTCTTGTATGATTAA
- the murQ gene encoding N-acetylmuramic acid 6-phosphate etherase, giving the protein MLEHLTTETRNKKTMNLDELTPLELLEVMNEEDHKVAQAVKQEIPQIAKAVEVITMAIKQGGRLIYMGAGTSGRIGLLDAVECPPTFGTAPEEVIGLIAGGERAFIKAVEGAEDNEQLGVQDLQDIKLTAKDVVVGIAASGRTPYVIGGLEYANSIGTPTVAVSCNKDSAIGTIAKIAIEVVNGPEVLTGSTRLKAGSSQKLICNMLSTASMIGTGKVYGNLMVDVQLTNEKLVERAKRIVMDATDCDAETAENYLKQADQKPKIAIVMILAGLSKEDAVQRLEASQGFVRQAIQ; this is encoded by the coding sequence ATGTTAGAGCATTTGACAACAGAGACCCGCAATAAGAAAACAATGAACCTGGATGAATTAACTCCTCTTGAACTTCTGGAAGTGATGAATGAAGAAGATCACAAGGTCGCACAAGCGGTGAAACAAGAGATTCCGCAAATTGCCAAAGCAGTAGAAGTGATTACCATGGCAATTAAACAAGGCGGACGCTTAATTTATATGGGGGCTGGAACGAGCGGACGTATCGGCTTACTGGATGCTGTCGAATGTCCGCCAACCTTCGGGACGGCACCAGAGGAGGTAATCGGGCTAATTGCCGGCGGAGAGAGAGCGTTTATTAAAGCGGTTGAAGGTGCAGAGGATAATGAACAATTAGGGGTGCAGGATTTACAGGATATTAAGCTGACAGCCAAAGATGTAGTCGTCGGAATTGCCGCCAGCGGACGCACACCATATGTTATCGGCGGATTGGAATATGCCAATTCTATAGGAACACCTACTGTAGCCGTGAGCTGCAACAAGGATTCAGCAATTGGTACAATCGCCAAGATTGCGATAGAAGTCGTAAATGGACCGGAAGTGTTAACCGGGTCAACACGTTTAAAAGCCGGTAGTTCGCAGAAATTAATCTGCAATATGCTGTCAACAGCTTCGATGATCGGTACGGGCAAAGTCTATGGAAATCTAATGGTGGATGTACAGTTAACGAATGAAAAGCTTGTAGAACGTGCCAAACGGATTGTTATGGATGCGACAGACTGTGACGCTGAAACGGCAGAGAATTATCTGAAGCAGGCAGATCAGAAACCGAAAATTGCCATTGTTATGATTCTTGCAGGGCTGTCTAAAGAAGACGCTGTGCAACGACTGGAAGCATCACAAGGTTTCGTACGTCAGGCGATTCAATAA
- a CDS encoding glycosyl hydrolase: MKNLLKKASAILLAFTLLLGVMTAPPVHADNALFTIESENAQLTSDLQVTTQIYGQPKPGYTGSGFVWMQNSGTITFNVTVPETGMYTISTRYMQELSADGRLQSLNVNGVTKGSYMLPYTTTWSDFDFGYHKLNQGSNTIQLKAGWGFAYFDTFTVDVADLDPLDVQPVLSDPEATPETQLLMNYLTEVYGNHMLSGQQEIYGGGNDGNSELEFDWIHNLTGKYPAIRGFDLMNYNPLYGWEDGTTARMIDWVNNRGGIATNSWHLTVPRDFTAYQLGEFVDWKEATYKPTETNFNTANAVIPGTKEYQYLQLAIEDLAEQLLILQDNNVPVIFRPYHEAEGNGGLNGQGAWFWWASAGAEVYKQLWDQLYTELTETYGLHNLIWTYNSYVYSTSPAWYPGDDQVDIVGYDKYNTVYNRYDGLSGVPNEDAITSIFYQLVDLTGGTKMVAMTENDTVPSVQNLTEEKSGWLYFLPWYGEHLMSSAFNYPATLTTLYQSNYVITLDELPDLSVNNPNPSASITPASIEFNKYAAAQSDKAITVNANGNTLTALRTGANALTATQDYTVSGNTLLLKKSFLATLPVGEHSIVLDFNQGQDPVLKVTIVDTTPSASIAPVSAVFDKAPALAQDISVALTLNGHQLANLTNGSYTLVSGQDYAASGANIVLKKSYLSTLPLGQNAITFHFNGGNNAVLTVNVADSSVPLPTGGLAVQAFNGNTSASTNGISAKFKVVNTGNSAVQLSNVKLRYYYTIDGEKDQSFWIDWSSIGSANVTSKFVKLATPVTGADYALEIGFTSSAGTLNPGQSAEIQTRFSKTDWSNYNQANDYSFKASGSQFVNNEQVTGYMNGQLVWGIEP, from the coding sequence ATGAAAAATTTGCTCAAGAAGGCTAGCGCAATTCTGCTGGCATTTACTCTGCTGCTTGGAGTGATGACAGCGCCGCCCGTTCATGCAGACAACGCACTTTTCACAATTGAAAGCGAAAACGCTCAGCTCACCTCCGATCTTCAAGTGACGACCCAAATTTACGGACAACCTAAACCCGGATACACCGGGAGCGGTTTTGTCTGGATGCAGAATTCAGGCACCATTACCTTCAATGTGACGGTCCCGGAAACCGGCATGTACACGATCTCTACCCGTTATATGCAGGAGCTTAGCGCAGACGGCCGGCTTCAATCGTTGAACGTTAATGGCGTTACGAAAGGTTCGTATATGCTGCCTTACACGACCACGTGGTCGGATTTCGATTTTGGCTATCACAAGCTGAATCAGGGCAGTAACACCATCCAGCTGAAGGCGGGCTGGGGCTTCGCTTACTTTGACACCTTCACTGTGGATGTTGCCGATCTGGACCCGCTGGATGTGCAGCCTGTCCTCAGCGATCCTGAAGCCACACCGGAAACTCAGCTGCTGATGAATTATCTGACAGAGGTGTACGGTAATCATATGCTCTCCGGCCAGCAGGAGATTTACGGAGGAGGCAATGACGGGAATTCCGAGCTGGAGTTCGACTGGATTCACAATTTAACCGGCAAGTATCCGGCCATCCGCGGGTTTGATCTGATGAACTACAATCCGCTATACGGCTGGGAGGACGGTACAACCGCCCGGATGATCGACTGGGTGAACAACCGGGGCGGGATTGCGACTAACAGCTGGCATCTCACAGTTCCCCGGGATTTCACCGCCTATCAGCTGGGGGAATTTGTAGATTGGAAGGAAGCCACCTACAAGCCGACGGAAACTAATTTCAATACAGCGAATGCAGTAATTCCCGGGACGAAAGAGTACCAATACCTACAGCTGGCCATAGAGGATTTGGCAGAGCAGCTGCTGATTCTCCAGGATAACAACGTGCCGGTTATTTTCAGACCCTATCATGAGGCAGAGGGCAACGGCGGGTTGAACGGGCAAGGCGCGTGGTTCTGGTGGGCATCGGCAGGTGCAGAGGTGTATAAGCAGCTGTGGGATCAGCTGTATACCGAGCTTACAGAAACCTACGGCCTGCACAACCTGATCTGGACGTATAACAGTTATGTGTACAGCACTTCTCCCGCCTGGTATCCCGGTGATGATCAGGTGGATATTGTCGGCTACGATAAATATAATACGGTCTACAACCGCTATGACGGTTTGTCCGGTGTGCCCAATGAGGATGCGATTACCTCGATATTTTATCAGCTGGTGGATCTAACCGGCGGTACCAAAATGGTAGCCATGACTGAGAACGACACCGTCCCAAGCGTACAGAATCTGACCGAGGAGAAGTCGGGCTGGCTCTATTTCCTGCCGTGGTATGGCGAGCATCTTATGAGCTCTGCCTTTAATTATCCGGCTACACTGACCACGCTGTATCAGAGCAATTATGTCATTACACTGGATGAGCTGCCCGATTTGAGTGTCAATAATCCAAACCCAAGTGCGTCCATTACACCTGCAAGTATCGAATTTAACAAGTATGCAGCGGCTCAGAGCGACAAAGCCATAACCGTGAATGCTAACGGCAATACGTTAACTGCCCTCCGGACAGGGGCCAATGCCTTGACCGCGACGCAGGATTATACCGTAAGCGGAAATACGCTGCTGCTGAAAAAGTCATTCCTGGCAACGCTCCCGGTTGGCGAGCATTCGATTGTCTTGGATTTCAATCAGGGGCAGGATCCCGTATTGAAAGTTACAATTGTCGATACCACACCAAGCGCATCTATTGCGCCTGTGAGCGCGGTATTCGATAAAGCTCCGGCTCTAGCGCAGGATATTTCCGTTGCGCTTACCCTTAACGGACATCAGCTTGCTAACCTGACGAATGGAAGCTACACGCTTGTATCGGGTCAGGATTATGCGGCATCAGGCGCAAACATTGTCCTGAAGAAATCCTATCTCTCTACGCTGCCGCTCGGCCAGAATGCGATCACCTTCCATTTCAATGGAGGAAATAACGCAGTACTTACGGTAAATGTAGCGGATAGCAGCGTTCCGCTACCAACGGGCGGATTAGCGGTTCAGGCTTTTAACGGCAACACTAGTGCCTCTACCAATGGGATTTCAGCCAAGTTCAAAGTCGTCAATACCGGCAATTCGGCGGTTCAGCTCAGTAATGTGAAGCTCCGGTATTACTATACGATTGACGGCGAGAAAGATCAGAGCTTCTGGATCGACTGGTCCAGTATCGGAAGCGCCAATGTAACCAGCAAATTCGTGAAGCTGGCAACCCCGGTTACCGGTGCCGATTATGCGCTGGAAATTGGCTTCACAAGCTCGGCAGGAACGCTGAATCCCGGCCAGAGCGCAGAAATCCAGACCCGCTTCTCCAAAACCGACTGGTCCAATTACAACCAGGCTAACGATTACTCGTTCAAGGCATCCGGCAGTCAATTTGTTAACAATGAGCAGGTCACCGGATATATGAATGGCCAACTGGTGTGGGGGATTGAGCCTTAA
- a CDS encoding MFS transporter, whose translation MEQSVRKWWVLVTVSLAVFMAMLDITIVNVALPEIQKNFASDFSNLQWVLNAYTLVYAAMLLPVSKLGDIIGRKKVFLLGLGVFVIGSLASGLAGSDLWLNIFRGFQGIGGAAMMSLSLTIVTSSFPEQQRGLALGIWSSAVGLAIAGGPLVGGALVDSLGWRSIFLINIPFGIIAILLGLFFIKESDRNRDETIDILGFIFSTAMIFTMVFALIQKEMHESYSWTDWHVLGLMGLSVILFVAFIITERTVKQPMIELAIFRSWSFNGANIAAFVLGAGLYGGFTYLTILMQNYMGYSAFETGVKMLLISAFTMVLGPLAGMISGKIGNRWLISGSLFIGAIGILAMRQRMEVPFEWRYLLPGFVLLGISNGLVNPPISNAAMSAVDKKHVGMASGILNVFRQVGISFGVVLLGIKLTEGYNRSLDQQMMGLQNIDSTFKQQMLDIFHQAGAFAGSQIFDSKQAEAFQQNPAFEEVKNIVSGAFNAGMKDVDMIIAIFLLVGALASAVMIMRKREVK comes from the coding sequence TTGGAACAGTCGGTTAGAAAATGGTGGGTTCTGGTCACAGTCAGCTTAGCCGTATTTATGGCCATGCTGGATATTACAATTGTGAATGTAGCATTGCCGGAGATTCAGAAGAATTTTGCATCCGATTTCTCGAATCTGCAATGGGTACTAAACGCCTATACGTTAGTGTATGCTGCGATGTTATTACCAGTCTCGAAGCTAGGGGATATCATCGGGCGTAAAAAGGTATTTCTATTAGGATTAGGCGTCTTCGTGATTGGTTCCCTTGCCAGTGGTTTAGCAGGCAGTGACCTTTGGCTGAACATTTTCCGGGGATTCCAGGGGATCGGCGGAGCCGCGATGATGTCTTTATCACTTACGATCGTTACCTCTTCATTTCCTGAACAGCAAAGAGGACTTGCATTAGGAATTTGGAGCAGTGCGGTGGGACTTGCTATTGCAGGCGGTCCGCTTGTTGGCGGTGCTCTAGTGGACAGTTTGGGCTGGCGTTCCATTTTCCTGATTAATATTCCTTTTGGTATTATAGCGATCCTATTAGGCCTGTTCTTCATTAAGGAAAGTGACCGGAACCGTGATGAGACAATTGATATTTTAGGCTTTATTTTTAGCACTGCAATGATTTTCACCATGGTATTTGCGCTCATTCAAAAAGAAATGCATGAAAGTTATTCGTGGACGGACTGGCATGTTTTAGGTTTAATGGGGTTATCGGTTATTTTATTCGTTGCTTTCATCATCACGGAAAGAACAGTTAAACAACCCATGATCGAGTTAGCGATTTTCAGAAGCTGGTCCTTTAACGGCGCAAACATTGCGGCTTTTGTTCTGGGAGCGGGACTGTATGGCGGTTTCACCTACCTGACCATTCTTATGCAGAATTATATGGGCTACTCTGCGTTTGAGACTGGAGTTAAGATGCTGCTGATCAGCGCGTTTACCATGGTCTTGGGTCCTCTGGCCGGAATGATTTCCGGAAAAATCGGCAATCGCTGGCTAATTAGCGGTTCACTGTTTATCGGAGCCATTGGGATTCTGGCCATGCGCCAGAGGATGGAAGTCCCATTTGAATGGAGGTATTTATTGCCAGGGTTTGTCCTGCTGGGAATCAGTAATGGTCTGGTAAATCCGCCAATCTCCAATGCGGCTATGAGTGCTGTTGATAAGAAACACGTGGGGATGGCCTCAGGTATTCTGAATGTATTCCGGCAAGTCGGCATTTCCTTTGGGGTGGTGCTGCTGGGCATCAAGCTGACGGAAGGATATAACCGCTCACTGGATCAGCAGATGATGGGGCTTCAGAATATCGATTCAACCTTTAAGCAGCAAATGCTGGATATCTTTCATCAAGCCGGAGCCTTTGCCGGCTCGCAAATCTTTGACAGCAAACAAGCTGAAGCATTTCAACAAAACCCGGCTTTTGAAGAGGTTAAGAATATCGTGTCTGGTGCATTCAACGCCGGGATGAAAGATGTGGATATGATCATTGCCATCTTCCTGCTTGTTGGAGCCTTGGCGAGTGCTGTTATGATTATGAGGAAGAGGGAAGTTAAGTGA
- a CDS encoding copper amine oxidase N-terminal domain-containing protein, with translation MITFKKIMQIIGLSVLVTGVVHPPAMEAAATSTAQTAKLPAIRIYLNNSQITSSAGGATLMNGTVMLSLDMLYVRGATVSYDEHLKMITIGNLFSKGSMKIGSRIATVNGKQITYSAAFQQVNKQLYIPLRFVNDAIGGTLKWNADSREALISYPEFVGDGLINKDAYFLNGVNGTLYKRDAAGVIHSMGASTAKLEPYYIAGTQLTSVKISEDADLVTIRNSSGEPSVNLTVYNLFVKKGAILRQSIAHYWQFSPEELKTYGGNAVMNDGHTVRLIAPDASVLQTWNISKLAGTPEQTYAIEAIGENYLVARSSQEGLLTLIDTGAKQAILLYKEFGIDPADMPGFKYDGIKFAGSGGDKSELQFEFTSSKKDSKTYTYQLGAD, from the coding sequence ATGATCACTTTTAAAAAAATTATGCAGATTATTGGCCTTAGTGTTCTTGTAACGGGTGTTGTTCATCCCCCCGCTATGGAAGCAGCAGCTACTAGTACAGCACAGACCGCGAAATTACCGGCTATTCGTATCTATTTGAACAACTCGCAGATCACCTCTTCAGCAGGGGGAGCCACCCTAATGAATGGAACGGTAATGCTCTCGCTGGACATGCTCTATGTCAGGGGGGCAACGGTCAGTTACGATGAACATTTGAAAATGATCACCATCGGGAATCTGTTCTCGAAGGGCAGTATGAAGATCGGGAGCCGCATTGCAACGGTGAACGGGAAGCAGATCACTTATTCCGCAGCCTTCCAGCAGGTGAATAAGCAGCTCTACATCCCGCTGCGGTTCGTGAATGATGCCATTGGCGGAACACTGAAATGGAATGCGGACAGCCGTGAAGCGCTCATTAGCTATCCTGAATTTGTCGGCGACGGTCTGATAAACAAGGATGCATATTTCTTAAACGGAGTAAACGGCACTTTATATAAACGGGATGCAGCCGGAGTTATTCACTCAATGGGAGCATCCACAGCCAAGCTTGAACCTTATTATATTGCGGGCACACAGCTGACATCGGTGAAGATTTCAGAAGATGCGGATTTGGTGACCATTCGGAATTCCAGCGGTGAGCCTTCGGTCAACCTGACGGTATACAATCTGTTTGTCAAAAAAGGGGCCATCCTGCGCCAATCTATAGCGCATTATTGGCAGTTCTCTCCAGAGGAATTGAAGACGTATGGCGGTAACGCCGTTATGAACGACGGCCACACGGTCCGTTTGATTGCTCCGGATGCTTCCGTCCTGCAAACCTGGAATATCTCGAAGCTGGCAGGCACACCGGAGCAAACCTACGCCATTGAAGCCATAGGCGAGAATTATCTGGTTGCCCGTTCTTCACAAGAAGGTCTGCTGACGCTGATTGATACCGGAGCCAAACAGGCGATCCTCCTTTACAAAGAGTTCGGAATTGACCCTGCGGATATGCCGGGATTCAAATATGATGGGATCAAGTTCGCCGGCAGCGGCGGTGATAAGTCAGAACTGCAGTTTGAGTTTACGAGCAGCAAGAAAGACAGCAAGACTTATACGTACCAGTTGGGTGCAGATTAA
- a CDS encoding DUF871 domain-containing protein: MIAVLGISIFVADRPLEDNVRYMEVMKAAGCTEIFTSLHMPEDDIGQLKEKLLEIANAAHRLGMDLIADISGKVLEKFTFPFLLDAGVTGLRMDFGFDASEIAAYSQQMKIALNASTLTPEFLAALQEHHICLENIEAWHNYYPRPETGLDKEAFIAKNRWLQAEGITTMAFIPGDGLKRKPLFQSLPTLEKHRNQSSFLAYLELEKDCAVDKIFVGDLTLSEWSRHQFQRYEEGIISLRVTKELPYALWDTVHRNRLDAARDVVRSETARTDQERFVMTNSIAPMHTNKRPKGTVTVDNYLYGRYEHELQITLTDLPAHEAVNVIGHVIEEDLPLLDYVRQGGRRFSFTAAT, translated from the coding sequence GTGATTGCAGTGCTCGGAATTTCAATTTTTGTGGCGGACCGCCCGTTAGAAGACAACGTGAGGTATATGGAAGTAATGAAGGCTGCAGGCTGTACGGAGATATTCACATCCCTTCATATGCCAGAAGATGATATCGGACAATTGAAGGAGAAATTGCTGGAGATTGCAAACGCTGCCCATCGGTTAGGAATGGACCTGATAGCGGATATTTCCGGAAAAGTTTTGGAGAAATTCACGTTTCCCTTTCTATTAGATGCTGGTGTTACAGGTTTGCGGATGGATTTCGGCTTTGATGCCTCTGAAATTGCAGCCTACTCACAACAAATGAAAATCGCCTTAAACGCCAGCACCTTAACACCAGAATTCTTAGCTGCATTACAAGAGCATCATATTTGTCTTGAGAATATAGAAGCTTGGCATAATTATTATCCCCGTCCGGAGACAGGTCTGGATAAAGAAGCATTTATAGCGAAGAACAGATGGCTGCAGGCGGAAGGCATTACGACTATGGCCTTTATTCCGGGAGACGGGCTGAAGCGAAAACCTTTATTTCAAAGCTTGCCTACCTTAGAGAAGCACAGGAATCAATCTTCTTTTCTAGCCTACCTGGAATTAGAGAAGGATTGTGCGGTGGACAAAATTTTCGTTGGAGATTTAACGCTTTCAGAATGGTCCCGGCATCAATTTCAGCGGTATGAGGAAGGGATCATTTCCTTGCGGGTAACCAAAGAATTGCCTTATGCCTTATGGGATACGGTTCACCGGAACCGCCTGGATGCTGCCCGTGATGTGGTCCGGTCGGAAACTGCGCGTACAGATCAGGAGCGTTTTGTAATGACCAACAGCATTGCGCCAATGCATACGAACAAGCGGCCTAAAGGAACGGTTACCGTCGATAATTATTTGTATGGCCGTTATGAACATGAGCTACAGATCACATTAACGGACCTGCCGGCACACGAAGCTGTGAATGTGATTGGTCATGTGATAGAAGAGGACCTTCCTCTACTGGACTACGTCAGACAAGGCGGAAGGCGCTTTAGCTTCACAGCTGCTACTTAA
- a CDS encoding DUF6809 family protein → MVIILEDFYYGRLHPNELIEPNDPELQKINQKTIDLLQLLKSRLSEEDFDQVEMLYDLQSDSNLLHSALSFIQGYKIGALMMIDVFSDKDSVYEGL, encoded by the coding sequence GTGGTAATCATTTTGGAGGATTTCTATTATGGAAGATTGCACCCGAATGAGTTGATTGAGCCAAATGATCCGGAATTGCAGAAGATTAATCAGAAAACCATTGATTTATTGCAACTGCTCAAATCGAGGTTATCCGAAGAAGATTTTGACCAAGTCGAAATGCTATATGATTTACAGAGTGACTCAAACTTGTTGCATTCAGCATTATCTTTTATCCAAGGCTATAAAATAGGAGCTTTAATGATGATCGATGTATTTAGTGACAAAGATTCTGTTTACGAAGGTCTATAG
- a CDS encoding ArsR/SmtB family transcription factor has translation MGLKHDPDKCKKLIEDNIDIEFFRAVFDPVRSELLIFLAGNGEMTIGEIAEYFPQNRSVISRHLDFMNRFKIVQRRKEGREVYYKANKKFIVDTFEETANNMKALMNLL, from the coding sequence ATGGGACTCAAGCATGATCCGGATAAATGCAAGAAATTGATTGAAGACAATATTGATATTGAATTTTTCAGAGCGGTGTTCGACCCGGTCCGGAGTGAACTGCTGATCTTCCTTGCGGGTAACGGCGAAATGACGATTGGTGAGATCGCAGAGTATTTTCCGCAGAACCGTTCAGTGATTTCCCGTCATCTGGATTTCATGAACCGGTTCAAAATTGTGCAGAGAAGGAAAGAAGGCCGTGAAGTCTACTACAAAGCGAATAAAAAATTCATTGTCGATACCTTCGAAGAGACAGCGAATAATATGAAAGCACTCATGAATTTGCTATAG
- a CDS encoding helix-turn-helix domain-containing protein, translated as MYTRIRDLREDKDLTQQQMAELLHITQATYSRYENGNLDVPSAVLITLANFHKVSIDYILGQTNNPKRYPQK; from the coding sequence TTGTACACAAGAATCCGCGATTTACGCGAAGACAAAGATCTGACGCAACAACAAATGGCTGAGCTTTTACATATCACACAAGCCACCTACTCACGCTACGAGAATGGGAATTTGGATGTTCCGAGTGCAGTTTTAATTACGCTGGCGAATTTCCATAAAGTAAGCATCGACTACATTTTAGGGCAGACCAATAATCCCAAGCGCTATCCGCAAAAATAA
- a CDS encoding PTS transporter subunit EIIC, translated as MSKYHDLAVKILGAIGGRSNVSSYTHCMTRLRVTVVDRSRIAEAELKQIDGVLGVVDDDTYQVILGPGVVTKVAEEFGIVLEESASAGESTISAEQLQAKGAQMKAQLKKKNDTPFKNFLRKIGNIFIPLIPAFVGAGLIAGIGSILANNITAGNLDTATWQQYVTILNVIKNAIFSYLVIYVGINAAKEFGATPALGGVIGGVTLLTGVTADLPIFNIFTGAPLTAGQGGVIGVLIAVWILSIVEKYLRKVIPDAVDIIVTPTIALLVVGLITIFFIMPFAGFISTNLIGAINWTLEVGGAFSGFVLGAAFLPLVMLGLHQVLTPIHIEMINDSGMTLLLPMLAMAGAGQVGASIALWIRCRKNKSLTNMIKGALPVGVLGIGEPLIYGVTLPLGRPFITACIGGGIGGAVIGLFGNVGAIAIGPSGVALIPLIANGLWLKYVIGLIAAYAGGFIATYLFGTPKEAMAEQD; from the coding sequence ATGAGTAAATATCATGATTTAGCGGTCAAAATATTAGGGGCGATCGGTGGCCGTTCCAATGTATCCTCATATACCCATTGCATGACCCGTCTTCGTGTAACTGTTGTGGACCGCAGCCGGATCGCTGAAGCAGAGCTGAAGCAAATCGACGGGGTTCTGGGTGTGGTGGATGATGACACGTATCAAGTCATTCTCGGACCTGGGGTCGTGACCAAGGTAGCTGAAGAGTTCGGTATCGTGCTTGAAGAAAGTGCTTCAGCGGGCGAAAGTACAATTTCGGCTGAACAATTACAGGCCAAAGGCGCACAAATGAAAGCGCAGCTTAAAAAGAAGAATGATACGCCGTTCAAAAACTTTTTGCGGAAGATCGGTAATATCTTTATACCGCTTATTCCGGCATTCGTTGGAGCTGGTTTAATTGCGGGTATCGGCTCCATTCTGGCGAACAATATTACAGCGGGTAACTTAGATACCGCAACCTGGCAGCAATATGTAACGATATTGAATGTAATCAAAAACGCAATTTTCAGTTACCTGGTGATTTATGTCGGTATTAATGCCGCTAAAGAATTTGGAGCTACTCCTGCACTTGGTGGTGTGATCGGCGGGGTGACGCTCTTAACAGGGGTTACAGCTGACTTGCCAATTTTTAATATATTTACGGGTGCACCCTTAACGGCAGGGCAAGGTGGGGTTATCGGCGTTCTAATCGCCGTATGGATTCTATCCATCGTGGAGAAATATTTGCGTAAAGTGATTCCGGATGCCGTTGATATTATTGTTACGCCTACAATAGCCTTACTAGTCGTGGGTCTGATTACCATATTTTTCATTATGCCATTCGCCGGATTTATTTCCACCAATTTAATCGGAGCTATCAACTGGACGCTAGAGGTTGGCGGTGCCTTCTCAGGTTTCGTATTAGGAGCAGCATTCCTTCCGCTTGTTATGTTAGGACTGCATCAGGTATTGACGCCGATTCACATTGAGATGATCAATGATTCAGGGATGACGCTGTTGCTTCCGATGCTGGCTATGGCTGGTGCGGGTCAGGTTGGGGCTTCCATTGCATTATGGATTCGCTGCAGGAAGAATAAATCATTAACGAACATGATTAAAGGTGCGCTTCCGGTAGGTGTTCTGGGAATCGGCGAGCCATTAATTTACGGGGTTACCTTACCGCTGGGCCGGCCGTTTATTACAGCTTGTATTGGCGGAGGGATTGGCGGTGCGGTCATTGGTTTATTCGGCAACGTTGGAGCGATTGCCATTGGGCCTTCCGGGGTTGCGTTAATTCCGTTGATCGCCAATGGATTATGGCTGAAATACGTCATAGGGCTAATTGCGGCTTACGCTGGCGGATTTATCGCCACTTATCTCTTCGGCACACCCAAAGAGGCTATGGCAGAACAGGATTAA